The Bacteroidales bacterium region TAGTGAGTGGTGATACCTTATGGACTTTTGAAGTTGCTGATTCGGAGGGAGCTATGAGTTTTGTATGTGCGCAGAATGATTCCATGATTTTCGCGGGAGGTCAGCGCGGATGGGGGCTTTTTGCGCTTAATGCCATAACGGGAGCGCAGAAGTGGAGTAAACCCGTTGGCAATCTTTACGCCAGAAGTATCATACTTGACAACGAATTTGCTTACATTCTTGGTGACAGTCTTTACTGCCTTTCTATTGCAGATGGATCAACAGTTTGGTCTAAGAATATATCCTTTCAAAGTACCCCGGCTGTGGATGATAAGTATGTATATGTTGTAGGAAACTATAAGGCTCAGGTCTTCGATAAATTGTCGGGCGAACTTGAGTGGTGGAGACCGGTTTCTGAACGAACGACAGGGGGAACTGTGGTGGACAATGACTGTTTTTACACGCAGTCCAATGATACGATTTTTGCATATAACAAAGAGAGCTGGGATGAAAAATGGATCTATGTAAGTCCAGGTGATACGATCCAGTCTGAAGCACAAAATTCAATCGCCATTACGGATAACAGATTATGTTTTACAATAAAGGGTAATAGTGAAGGAGACGGAGAATTGGTTACATTAAATAAAGAAACCGGTGGATTCATTTGGGCTCATTCATTTCCAGAAGACTACATGTTTGCACCCACTATTGCCAATGGGGTAGTGTATATTATACCATATCCGGAGGCTGCATTGTATGGGTTTAATCTGGAAAATGGAACGCAGCTTTTTTATGATGACTCTTTTTCATACACAGGTCAGGCAATTGTGGCAAATCATCAACTATTTGTTGTAACACGTTATAGTGTCGTTGTATTTGGAAATTCCGAAACAAGCCTGGAGGATTCGGAAAATTCAGATCTCTCAGCATTTGAACTCATGCAAAATTTTCCGAATCCTTTTAGTACCATGACAAGGATCAGATTCAATCTGCCACAGAGCGCGTTTGCAGACTTAAAAGTCTATAACTCCCTGGGTGAAGAAATCTGTACGTTGGTCAGGGAAGAGCGGGCACCCGGTCTGCACAGTATTGATTTTGATGGCACTCACCTGCCTGGCGGATTATACTTTTATAAATTGGATGCTGGTTCATTCGAAACTACAAGGCAGATGGTAGTAATTAAATAGCAGGACCCGGTCACTCTCAATGGAGGGGGTATCGTTGTTCCTCCTGACCTCAAAGCCCGTTTCTCACGGGACCACTGTAACGATCACCCTTCTGTAGCTGGATAAGGCCGGGCTTCCTTTATCTGTGACCCTCAGGATGAAATGGACAGTTTGGGGGCTCTCCACCACGGGTGCCCTGATGGTGTGAATATTATAGAGGTTTTCGGCAAAAGGCCTGAAATTAACAATCCCGTCGAAGGACCCTGCTTCGGGGTATTGGAACCACCAGTAACTAAGCCCGTCACCGTCAGGATCATAAGACCCATCAGCATCCAGCTTGAAGTTTTCTCCGGATTTGACAGTGAACTGAGCTGGCTGGTTGATCCCGGCTACAGGTGCGTGATTGGCCTCTTCGTAAGAGAGGATGCACCAGTCCATCCGGGTGGCAAAATCATGCTGGAAGTCTTCCCTCCATCTCCAGAGAGTGACATGATTACCCGTGTACTCTGCCGTATCGGGCCGGATGGCCCTGCCTGTATAATTGGGTATGCGGGGCCGGTAGGTATCCTCCGTATTGGTCCAGATGGGACGGGTTTCCACCACCTGGTTACCGGCAGTTTGAATGCCGGGTGATGGTGCTGCAGGGTCCGGAGTGTAAAGGTCATACCGGCCTCCCCAGCTACCGTATTCGGGATGGTTGTCCCAGTATGGGTTCAGTCCGTTGGGGATCAACGACAACCAGGAAGGGGTATCACCTTCCATTCCATAGGCCACATCGGGATACTCTGCTCCAAGGGGACCATGGCCCTGCTGGATGTTTTCAGTGAGCCAGGGGTTGCTGATCACTTCGTTATTGGCTCCGGGGATCTCCCGGTTGATAGCCGACCAGGTGGCGGTTCGGTAATTACCCGGACTGACCACGTAGAACAAATCCGGAAATTCCTTTCGCATCCACGGCCCTGAGTCATCCTGGTCCGAGATGGTATAGACTCTTAGTTTATTAATCAAACGGACCGCTTCGCTTGCATTTTTTGTTTTCCGGATCTTCCAGAGAGCCTGAGCCAGGGTATTGGGGCCACCCCAAACCGATACCCAGAGCGGACGGGCATCCTCTTTCTCCAGGACCCGGATGATCCAGTCGGATCCCCCGGAATCCTTTCCTTCTCCGACGGCCTCCATGCCATAAGCCGGCAGCCCTTGTTTCACAAGCGCATGCAGATCACCGGCCTCCGGAAAGTCCGGATCGTGTTTGAGCAGGTTCGGCTGCACTTTGGAATAAGCTTCAATGATCCTGTGAACGGTTTCCGGAGCCACCCTGGATCTCTGGTGGGTGGATGTGGTGGCGATCAGTCCCTCGATATCTATTTCATTGGCATAGAGGAGCAAGCGGACAAGTGTCTGAGCGTCATCGGGATCAGCCTCTATATCGGTGAGTACCAGCAAACGGTGCCGGGTTGTTTCCTGGGCTGCCGTGAGTGCCGGATGAATCAATATAAGAATTGCGATGAACAGTAATACGGTCATTCTGGTTTTCATGGCCTGCGGTTTTTTTTCAGTGTGAAATGTTGTGACTACCAAATATCGTTAGTTTTCGGAACTAAAAGAAAAGAAACAGGTGAATCTATTTCTCGTGATATTTACTTTGATTAAAAGCTCCATCTGCTGCGCCTAACTTTGGTCAAATAT contains the following coding sequences:
- a CDS encoding PQQ-binding-like beta-propeller repeat protein, which produces MKAKISSGLLVTMVILALHMDSSVYGQNWPMINFNKERTSWVSGETVLHPPLQQKNEIPVKSTGDYIRLNYLTFFDNLLALAVGRDPNTLEVVDIVSGDTLWTFEVADSEGAMSFVCAQNDSMIFAGGQRGWGLFALNAITGAQKWSKPVGNLYARSIILDNEFAYILGDSLYCLSIADGSTVWSKNISFQSTPAVDDKYVYVVGNYKAQVFDKLSGELEWWRPVSERTTGGTVVDNDCFYTQSNDTIFAYNKESWDEKWIYVSPGDTIQSEAQNSIAITDNRLCFTIKGNSEGDGELVTLNKETGGFIWAHSFPEDYMFAPTIANGVVYIIPYPEAALYGFNLENGTQLFYDDSFSYTGQAIVANHQLFVVTRYSVVVFGNSETSLEDSENSDLSAFELMQNFPNPFSTMTRIRFNLPQSAFADLKVYNSLGEEICTLVREERAPGLHSIDFDGTHLPGGLYFYKLDAGSFETTRQMVVIK
- a CDS encoding DUF1593 domain-containing protein; the encoded protein is MKTRMTVLLFIAILILIHPALTAAQETTRHRLLVLTDIEADPDDAQTLVRLLLYANEIDIEGLIATTSTHQRSRVAPETVHRIIEAYSKVQPNLLKHDPDFPEAGDLHALVKQGLPAYGMEAVGEGKDSGGSDWIIRVLEKEDARPLWVSVWGGPNTLAQALWKIRKTKNASEAVRLINKLRVYTISDQDDSGPWMRKEFPDLFYVVSPGNYRTATWSAINREIPGANNEVISNPWLTENIQQGHGPLGAEYPDVAYGMEGDTPSWLSLIPNGLNPYWDNHPEYGSWGGRYDLYTPDPAAPSPGIQTAGNQVVETRPIWTNTEDTYRPRIPNYTGRAIRPDTAEYTGNHVTLWRWREDFQHDFATRMDWCILSYEEANHAPVAGINQPAQFTVKSGENFKLDADGSYDPDGDGLSYWWFQYPEAGSFDGIVNFRPFAENLYNIHTIRAPVVESPQTVHFILRVTDKGSPALSSYRRVIVTVVP